The Enterobacter asburiae genomic sequence GTACCTTCTGGCTGAAGCCGGAAAACGGCGAAACGGGCGCGCAGAAGATTGCGTGGAAACTCTTTGCCGACGAAGGCAAACAGACGCAAATCACCGGCACGAATGGCCTGGACGATACCGGCAACGGTGCGGAACAGGAGGAAACGCTGTATGGCGTGATTGACGCCGGGGCGCTGACAACCGCCCAGGCAGGTACCTACAGCGACGATATCACGTTAAAACTGGAGTACTGATCGTGCGTCGCTACCTTCCCTGCTTCATTCTGTGGCTCATGATGCTGGCGCTGCTGTCGCGCTACGCGCTGGCCGCCACGCTTCAGGTAGCCCCGGTAACGCTCGACCTGCAGAGCAATCAGCGGGCAGCGGCGGTCTATCTCACTAACAGTGGGAAAGCGGCCATCCATGCGCAGATTCGGGTGTACGAATGGACGCAAAAAAACGGTAAAGATGTTCTGGTGGCCACCGGGGAGGTGGTCAGCAGCCCGGCGATGACATCACTGGCGCCGGGCCAGCAGCAGCTGGTGCGCATTATCGTCATGCAGCCTGGCATCCGTGCACAGGAGCAAAGTTACCGGCTGGTCATCGACGAACTGCCGGACGCCACGTCCCGTGCCGCCAATCCCAACGCGGTTCACTTCCTGCTGCGCTACTCGATTCCGGTGTTTATTGCCGGGAACCAGAACGCGCCAGCCAGCCACGATGCACTGAGCTGCGAGCAGGCAGAAATGCCGGCCACCCTCCGCTGCTTTAACGCCGGAAATCGCCACATCCGCCTGAGCCACCTTGAAGCCCTGACGGCCGATGGGCAGGTTGTAGGCTCGATTAAAGGCCTGGCGGGCTATGTGCTCCCGGGACAAACCGCCCTTTTACCGCTTAAGCAGGCTTCACGACACGCGCTCAGCACGCTGCGCGTCTATCTCAATGATGACCACCATGCCAGCCAGATACCCCTGCGCCCGCTCGCTTCTCGCGCTCCTGTTTTGGCTACCGCTCATGCTGTCAGCCCGGGCTGAACCCGCCGACACCGTACAATGGCTGGCCATTACCGTGAACCACGCCCCGCGAGGCGAGCTCTGGGCCTGCCGGGTGGTGGATAATGCGCTATGGATAAGCCGCAGCGACATGAAAAAGCTGGGGCTTCACGCCCCGGACGATCGCGCCGGGTGGGTTGAGCTGACCTCCCTGCCGGGCCTGAAGGTCAATGTCGACGTGCTGTCCCAGCAGGTGTCGATTACCGCAGAGGCAGAGGCGTTCGAGGGCCAGCAGCATCTGACCGTCTCAAAGCCCACACCGCTTTACCGCTATCCTGATGCGCAGCCCGTCAGCGCGTATACGCTCGGATACTCGCTCTACGCCAGCGATGCGCAGGGGAAGCGCCAGCTTAACGCCCAGACCATGCTGACCGCGTCCGGAGGGTTACCCGGAACGTTCAGCAGCAGTTTTTCAAGCCATGCAGGGGAGGAAAACAGCGCCGGTCGGCCTGCCCACACCCGTCTTGAAACCCGCTGGCAGTGGGATAATACCGACTCGCTGACCACGCTGGCGCTGGGCGACAGCATCACCACCGGCACCCGCTGGAGCCGGCAGGTACGCTTTGGCGGTCTGCACTGGGCACGTAATTTTGAGATCAATCCCCAGCTCAATACCGAACCGCGCAGCCGCTACAGCGACACGGCCGTGCTGCCTTCCACGGTCGATCTGTATATCGACGGCCTTAAGCAGAGCAGCCAGCGCGTCACGCCGGGAGACTTTCTGCTGGATACC encodes the following:
- a CDS encoding fimbrial biogenesis chaperone yields the protein MRRYLPCFILWLMMLALLSRYALAATLQVAPVTLDLQSNQRAAAVYLTNSGKAAIHAQIRVYEWTQKNGKDVLVATGEVVSSPAMTSLAPGQQQLVRIIVMQPGIRAQEQSYRLVIDELPDATSRAANPNAVHFLLRYSIPVFIAGNQNAPASHDALSCEQAEMPATLRCFNAGNRHIRLSHLEALTADGQVVGSIKGLAGYVLPGQTALLPLKQASRHALSTLRVYLNDDHHASQIPLRPLASRAPVLATAHAVSPG